In Janthinobacterium lividum, the genomic stretch CAAGAATCTGACGTTGGAACAAGCGAGGGAGCTGTATTTTGCGCAGCCAGCGAAAGCGCGAAAGCGTTTTACATTCAAATGTGGTGATCCGAAGTGCCGGGCAATACTGATGCCGTTGGTTTCAGCGGCACTTTACGATCGAGAGGATGCGCCCGGCGTGAAGAAACGGTCGCCGTATTTTAGGAGGATTTCGCAATATCCTCACATCACAAATTGTACTTGGGCGCCTGAGGAGGCCAGTGCAACACGTGAGCAAACTGACGACCCCACGCCTGAAGAAGCTCACGCAAATGCCTCGCTCGGGCTGTTGTTCAAGCTAACTTCGCCCAGAGCTAGCGAGGGAGGGACTCGCGGATGTGGCCGCGCGGATGATGATGACGCAAATGATGGGGACAAAGAATCTCGAAAGAGAATGGATCGCCCCGAAACCAGTAAATTCATGGCGACGGTCGCCGGTCGCTACTTGTTGTACTCGGAAGAACGTCGTAAAAACACCCCGCTGTCAATCGAAGGAAAGAATCCTGGCACGTTCTATAGCGTGTGCATGCCACTCAATGGCTTTCATCCACATTATCAGGCCGAGAGGATCTACTTCGGCCGAGTCAACGTGACGGAGCTTACGAATGTTTTTCTTGTTCAATTCCGGAGCAGGCTTAGCCGTACTGGGGATAAAGGGCACAGGACCGACCACACAGAAATTAAATTTCTAAAGCGGTGGCTTGATGAAAATGATCGAGCGTTAGAGGAGCTCTTGCACGATCTGGCCACATCTAAGCGTATGGCCTGGTCTTTCTTCTACTCGGAACAGGCACCGGAAGAAGTCGGGCTCGACAAGGTTCGATTTGAGATCACCGAACCCGCATGGTTTGCTCTGATTCCAGAAAATGAGATTGACGCAAACGACGAAGCTATTCAAGACTGAATCAGGGGTGCATTTGTGTCCCCGGAATGAGATGCCGAAGCGGTGCATGTCGGCAGCATTCGACAAACTACTCCTTTACCTACAATTGTGGCTTAGAACGCCTAACAAAACCGCTGAATGTATCTCCAGCAGATGAGTATGCAGGCAAGCGAGAGGAATGCCTGATGGATATCGGCACGGCGCTCGTGGCGGATGCGTAATCGGCGGAAGCGGTGCAGCCAACCCAGTGTGCGTTCGACCACCCAGCGCCATTTACCCAGGCGTTCGCGCGGCTCGATGCCATAGCGGGCTATGCGTGGAACGATGCCACGGCTGCGCAACCAGGCCCGATGGGCGCGCGAAGCATAGGCCTTGTCGGCATGCAGTTTGGCAGGACGTTTGCGTGGACGGCCAGTAAGACCTGCTACTGAAGGGACGGCTTCAAGCAAGGGAACCAGCATGCGGGAATCATGTACCTGAGCCCCTGATATGCTCGCCACCAGAGGCAGACCGCGTTGATCGACGAGCAGATGGTGCTTGCAACCGAGCTTGCCGCGGTCGGTGGGATTGGGGCCGGTATGCTGTCCGCCGAGGGGGGGATGGCACGCTGGCCGAGTCGACACTGGCGCGTTCCCATTGAATCTGATCGTATTCCCGCAAGTGCTGCAGCATGGCGTCATGGATGCGTTGCCAGCTACCTGCCTGTTGCCATGCATGCAGGCGCCGCCAGCAACTCATGCCGCTGCCGCAGCCCAGTTCACGGGGCAGATATTCCCAAGGCAAGCCTGTCTTGAGGACGAACAGGATGCCGGTCAAAGCGGCGCGGTCGTCAATGCGAGGGCGCCCACCTTTGGGGGAAGGACGATATGCTGGTAGCAATGGCTGAATCAGCGCCCACAGGTCGTCAGGAAGAAGGGCTTTAGCCATGGCGCGGCTCCCGAAAACAATGTCAGGTGGGTTTGAGCAGCTTCGGGACCGTTTGTTTCTCTGGACGACGTTTCGTTAGGCGCTCTAAAAATGGGGGATTGCCCGACACGAAGGCACTGACGCCAGCCGGTCTATTGAGCCTGCCCGCCACGTCAACTCGCCGTTTGGATGTCAGCTGAGGGTGATCTCCGTGACGATCAGAAAGGCCCCCCCCGGCGTGATGTGCTTCCTTGACTTACTACCAGCTACTTAGATCAATAACTTGAAGTTAAATCCTCAAATAAGAGAATAACTTCACTTATATGAATTTAGTAGGATATGTACTTCGTTCTAAGTTCCTTAAATGCTAAAATAGTGAAATTACTTTCCATATAGCGCGCTAACTTCAACATGTTGGATTTTACATTCGCTACACCCACCGAACTGTGCATGGAGATAGCGCGGCGTCTCAAAGCACAACGCATGCGCCTGGAACTCTCTCAGCCTGAACTCGCACAGCGCGCGGGCGTCGCATTGGGCACGGTGTCTGGTTTTGAAAAGACGGGGAAGGCCACACTCGAAACGTCGTTGCGCCTTGTCGTTGCCTTGGGCCTGACAAAAGAACTTGAATCGCTCTTTTTGCAAAAGCCGACGTCAATCAAAGAACTGGAAGAGGCCAGCAGGCCAGTTCGCCAACGTGTTCCCCGGAAAAATAAAAGGGCGTCATGAAAAAGCTCAACGTCAATTTTTGCGGATGGGGTCAACAATGGCATCTCGGCACGCTTGCACACGAAGGGCGTGCTCTCCTGTTCGAATACTCTGATGAGGCACTGCAGCGGGGTATCGAACTCTCTCCAATTTACTTGAAACTGCGCAAAGTGGCCTATTCGGATTTTCCGAACAGCCAAGAGAACCTGCCGGGGTTGATTGCCGATTCGTTGCCTGACGGCTGGGGCCGGCTTCTGATGGACCGCTGCTTCCAAAAGGATGGGCGCGACCCGACTGGCATTTCACCATTGGATCGACTGGCGTTCATCAATGATCGCGCGATGGGTGCGATGGTGTTTACGCCGCCCGATGCGTTGAGCCATGATCCGGAATATCAGGAATTGCGCGTACTGGCCGAAGGCGCGCAGGCGGTGCTGGCAGGCAAAGATACCGCGACCCTCGAACAGCTGGCACTGACTGGCGGCTCGCCCCACGGCGCGCGACCAAAGGTTTTGGTTCAGTACAACGGCGCTACGGGACAGGTCAGTACCGACCGCGCTGCGCCTGGCGCGGCATGGCTGGTGAAATTCCAGGCTCAGGGTGAAACCAAGGAAGTATGTGCTATCGAGAAGCTGTACGCTACCATGGCGGAGAAATGCGACCTGGACATGCCCGCCACGAAATACTTCGACTTGTCCCCGAAATTGGCCGGCTTCGGAATCGAGCGCTTTGATCGTCAAGGCGGCATGCGGGTGCCGACCCTGAGCCTGGCTGGTTTGCTCGACGACAATTTCCGTTTGCCGACACGGGACTATACGGTGTTCTTAAAAGCGACCAGGACCCTGACCAAGGACGAGCGGCAGGTAAAGAAGGCTTTCGAGCGATGTGCATTCAACGTCGTCTTCCACAACCGTGACGACCACACCAAGAATTTCGCCTACGTGATGAACGAATCGATGCAGTGGGAGCTGGCGCCATGTTACGACCTGACGTACAACGTCGGCGTTGGCGGTGAGCACCAGATGACGGTCAGCGGTGAAGGTCGTCACCCGGGGCTACAACACCTGCTCAAGCTGGCGGCTGCGGTCGACCTGCCTGAGACATGGGCTCGCCAAACGATTGAGCGCATCACGACCGTGGCGGGCCAGTTCTCCACTGATGCAAAAGGGAGCGGCATTAAGTCAGCCACTCGGACCTCCATCAAAAACGCGATCGAAGCAAACCGGAAGAGGATGGCATAACGTTGTGAATCGCCACCAGTAGCTCAGACTCGTCTGATTCATAGTTCTTGAAAGATGAAAAACCAATGGATTGTGTCAGGGGCCTGGGCGTCCTGCGAAGCACCTGGTTTGCGATCTCATAGCTGCCTGATCCAACGACGAGATCGGGTCTGGCCTGTCAATCCCCCTACCCTGCAGAGGATCCTGTCGCGCTCCATCACATACGGCTTGAGCTTCGGACGGTTTCTGTATGAGCTTTCCGTGACCAAGCACTTTGTGATTTTGTAGTTGAGTTTTTGCGGGGTGCGGCACATTCGATTCGAGTCCACTTTACATTATTTTTGCTCTGCAACAATATATTTAGATTAGAGTGTCGCAGCCACCGATTGAGTCCGCAGCCGCAAGCTGCCTTTCAAATTCATTTAAGTTAGACCTGATAGAAACTTTGAGCATAGTGGTGCTGGCATTAATTTTTTTGTCTTTACCTGTCACCATTGGCCTGCGGAATTCTTGTCGCGCGGATAAAAATAATTCGCGTGGGGGCGCATGGAGCGGCAGGATGCGTTCTACGCTATATTGCGCAAGGCCTGGGGCTGCCGATAGTCGTTGTTGCTCTGGTTTCTGCCTTTTTGATGCTCCTCTCCATTTGCGGTGGCCCTGCATGGATTTGGCCTATCTTTTTCTATGCTCTCATCACCTACTTTGCCATTGGTTGGGCCCTGGTGTGGATAGCTGTGGGATGTTGGTTTCTTGCGAAGCATTCTCTTGCTAGGATAAATCGCCACTCGTAGCTTAGACTCTCCTGATCCATAGTTTTGAAAGATGGAAAACCGATGGATCCTGTTAGGGACCTGGGTGTCCAGCCAGGCACTAGGGCTGCGATCTCGTCGCTACCGGATCCAACGACGAGATCGGGTCTGACGTACCAATCGCCCTGTCCTGCAGCGGCTACTACCGCGCTCAAGCAAATGCGGCTTGAGCTCCGGCTGATTCCGGTAGGAATTCTCCCATGGCTAAACGCCTTGCGACGTTGTAGCAGAGGTTTTGCGGGGCGCCGACTTTGACTTAGCACCTCGCCGTGTCAGCGTTCTGGGGCTCGCCGCCACCGCCGGTCTATACGTTTGAACGTCAATCGGTACTGCAACGCATTGTTTTGGTCGCGTTGCATTAGAGCGTGCGCTCATACTATCCGCTCTGTTGATTGGCATACGCCGATATGGATCGGGTTGGTGTGGCAGGATCAGGGAATATCTGGCTGGTCAGCACAGCCTCCCCCTCTCCTGCAAACACGCTTATCGACGCGGTATCGAATAGGATGCGCAAGCGTAGTTGTCCGCGCGTCGCTCACGCCGGATGAGCAGTTAATAATAATGATGCACTTGTGCGCCTGTGATCTTGGCGACTGGTGACAATCCACGCATCTCCACAAGCCAATCGTGCTTGTAGCCGAATTTGCCATAATCAGCCAGGTTTCCGGTTGTGTGCCCGTAACCAGCCGGTGCTGGCACGTTCGCAACGTCGGCGCTAAGCCGGTCGCACATGATTTGATCGCGCTTACGGAGCCGACTCAAGATCGCTTCACGGACGCTTTGCAAAACACATGCTCGCATCCATTCGCGAAGCCGATGCCAACGGGTCATGCAGCTGTCACAGCTCAGGTATTGCCGCTATCTCCCCGAAGCGGTCCTTCAACTGCTGAGTAAAGACGTGATTTCTCGCCAAGCGCGCCAGATGGATCTTGAGCTGCGTGTCGCCCCAGCCGGTCAGCTCGCGCACGTGGCGGCGGCTAAAGCGGAAGTCGGCCTGCTTCATGCCCAGCCGCTCGGCTTCCAGCTTGACCCAGCCATGCAAGGCATTCAACAGCTTGCGCGTTTGCGGCGGCAGCTCGTCGAGCGTGCGGCCCAGCACGTCGTGCGCGAGTCGGTTGGCGATGGCAATGTCAGACGGCAGCACCTCGATGTAGCGCACCGCCTTGCCCCGGTGCTGCACCGTGTGCGTGGGCCGCTGGTACTGGTGCAGGAACCCGCGCCGGCGCGGCCGGCGCTGTGCTAAACGGTATAAATGATATTGAATGTTTTAAGCACAGCGGCGCCGCCAATTCAGTCAAGGCCGCGCAGCGCCCGCAGGGCTTGGCCTTGACGGCCGCGATCAAGAGCACGCTCACACATGCGGTGCGAGGCGGGTTCTTGCCTTGCACCGCTTGTAGACGCGGTTGATTTTGAAGTTGCGGTTGCGTGCACTTGGCCTGACTGACGGCGAAGCGCGGCGGCAAGCGAGGAACAAGCGCGCCCTGTAGCACTGACTGGCAGCACCCCGTGTGGTGGACGCGCGCAGCGCCTGACCGAAACCATGCGTACAGCGCACGCACTGGCTTAGCAGGCCCGCAGGGGCGCAAGACATAAGGCCTATTCTGTCAACCCGAAGGGCCCGGCGTAGCGCGGGGTCGCCCCACCAAGTGAAGCGCAGCGCAACGACTGGGGCGATTTGCAACAGAATGTCGCCTTATGTTAAAGCGGCCGCGCAGCGGCCGATTTACCCCGGAGGGGCTGTGCTTTTGCGTGGCAGGTAGCTGGCTGACGGCGAAGCGCGGCGGCAAGCGGTGCGCGGCACCGCGCGCCTGGTAGCCCACTTCTGCATCAAGCGTGGCTGTTGCCTTCCGCAAGCGCGGCTGGCAGTACCGCGCAGCGGCTGACCAGGTCGTTCGAATTCACTCTACAGCTGAGCTCGTGTCCGTTTGGTAGCACCGACCCCGTGCCGTTCGTGCTACTTTCGAAGTGGCAGCCAGTAACACCCAACTACTCTGAAATTTTCATCCACATAACAATTTCCAATTACCCCCCCATCATCCGATGCGAAACCATAACAAGTAACATTTTCACTCCCTTCAATGGAGCCCATTGCAGCAATCAATTCATCAAGGCCCAAAGCGAAAACACCCGCTTTCCCTAGAGTCATCAAATGCACACGTGCACTTGCAAGCACGTCCTTCACTGGCATCAAGCCAGGGGCTTCATACACTGCCCTTGCATCTGGCGATTCTAATATTTCCTTTGTCTTTTTCCACCAGTCGGACTCAAGCCCGTGAACTGGTTCGAGCGACAAAATGAATTTCATTTGATTCATTACCTTACCCTCATTGCGCCATCTCTAACGCCTCGCATTAGGACTTCGCTTTCATAATACACATCAGGTGACCAAGACCATGACCATGAGGCACCTTTCGGCGGCGCACCAACAGGCACCTTCAATATCACTCCCCCAACACCGTTTTTTGATGCATGCTTCTGCGCAATTTCCAACGATCTAGACCAAGATGTAAATTGACTTTGTGCAGCCACTCCACCGAGATTGTGTGCCTCTTCGGTTACATTTCCCAGGACGTTACCTGGTACCACACGTCCCCGAAGGGCCGCTTGTAAGGCAGGATGACCCGCGCTAACTCCTCGATAGAGATATTGAACCTCTGAAGCCAAGGCCGGACCGGCTTCGCCGGCCCCACCAAGTCCAAATAGCGTCGCGGTCTTCCACCAGCTTGCCACTCGCATCCCAGCATTCATAACCGTCGTAGCAATTTCAGAATTTAGGTCATTAATGTAGTCCTGGACTGGATCGCCCGTATAGGATTTAACGGGTGTCGCTTCCAATGTACCCTGGTGAATACAACCCAGTGAGTCGCACCTAGTTTCCCGATTAGCACCAGAGAAGAAGTCGGAAGCTCTCTTCAGAATCCCGTCTCCCGTGTTTGCCGAGACTAATCTTCTCGTCGCCGATACACAACTCGAACTGATTCGCTTGGCCAGTCAATGGGGGCTTTAGTAACTACCACATCGATAACATAGGTAATTGATGCCTCCTGTAACGCTTCGAACTCACAAGCTATGTCCTCGATCTCTTCTCGATCAATGGCGTTATCTTCGGCCAACACAAAAATAAGCAACCAAGAGCTTCCATCATGCGAAAGTCCAACCGTTCGAAAGTTAGAAGAAATGGCACCAAGGAGTGCCTGCACCAAGCGTAACGTTTGGATGCACCAAATATCGTTTGCAATTTCAGTATTCATCACGGAGTCCAAGTTGGATTCATTGGGACGACACTAGGCGCTGATGTCCCTTTGATCATAAACACATTTGTCGGCTGACTAGGGTAACGAGGGAGATTTACGTTTATACCCGTCACTCCCTCGAAGCGTACTACTGGGAAGCCAGCTTGAGATTTTCCGAGAACCTGAGCTGCACCGGCACGGTATGCATCAAGCACCTTTTGCGCATCTGACACGCTATCGAGCATTCCACCGCCCCGATATTCCTGTCGACCTGCAATATGCCGGAGCTGCTTTTGGCTAATTTTCTCAGCGACCTCAGGGAAGTCCGCAGCGGATAAACGAGAGGCGGCGCCCTCCGCCAAGCCGGCCAGACCACCACCCACTGCGCGCGCACCATTGACCAACATCAAGCCATCAGCTGTATCCTTTCCTTGCTGACCAAAATATTTGCTCGTTGGTGTAAAGGGATCCCACAACGGCATCGGCTCAATAGTGCCGTTAATGTCACCAATAGCAGTAAAGAAATTCCCTGCTTGAATCAATCCATGGGCAACCGCGTTCCCGGCCCCAGCTGCCAATGATTGCAGAATATCGCCCTGAGTCAAATTCGTAACTTGAATTCCGTTGGTGTTTGCCGAAACCGTGGTTACTCCGAGTTATTAATCCGGCGCTAATGCGATGCCAAGGGCCGATGAAATCTGATCATCTATAGTCCTAAAGCTTTGTAGTCCTCGCTCCCCAACTGGCTCTTTAGGCATGGAGAGACGATGATCG encodes the following:
- a CDS encoding helix-turn-helix transcriptional regulator, which codes for MEIARRLKAQRMRLELSQPELAQRAGVALGTVSGFEKTGKATLETSLRLVVALGLTKELESLFLQKPTSIKELEEASRPVRQRVPRKNKRAS
- a CDS encoding type II toxin-antitoxin system HipA family toxin, encoding MKKLNVNFCGWGQQWHLGTLAHEGRALLFEYSDEALQRGIELSPIYLKLRKVAYSDFPNSQENLPGLIADSLPDGWGRLLMDRCFQKDGRDPTGISPLDRLAFINDRAMGAMVFTPPDALSHDPEYQELRVLAEGAQAVLAGKDTATLEQLALTGGSPHGARPKVLVQYNGATGQVSTDRAAPGAAWLVKFQAQGETKEVCAIEKLYATMAEKCDLDMPATKYFDLSPKLAGFGIERFDRQGGMRVPTLSLAGLLDDNFRLPTRDYTVFLKATRTLTKDERQVKKAFERCAFNVVFHNRDDHTKNFAYVMNESMQWELAPCYDLTYNVGVGGEHQMTVSGEGRHPGLQHLLKLAAAVDLPETWARQTIERITTVAGQFSTDAKGSGIKSATRTSIKNAIEANRKRMA
- a CDS encoding IS5 family transposase (programmed frameshift); translation: MAKALLPDDLWALIQPLLPAYRPSPKGGRPRIDDRAALTGILFVLKTGLPWEYLPRELGCGSGMSCWRRLHAWQQAGSWQRIHDAMLQHLREYDQIQWERASVDSASVPSPPRGQHTGPNPTDRGKLGCKHHLLVDQRGLPLVASISGAQVHDSRMLVPLLEAVPSVAGLTGRPRKRPAKLHADKAYASRAHRAWLRSRGIVPRIARYGIEPRERLGKWRWVVERTLGWLHRFRRLRIRHERRADIHQAFLSLACILICWRYIQRFC